A portion of the Cervus elaphus chromosome X, mCerEla1.1, whole genome shotgun sequence genome contains these proteins:
- the LOC122689698 gene encoding heat shock transcription factor, Y-linked-like — MAHISSEIQDVPPKDESTGSETSIRSPLCDYTLTEDSVLRSMIEEAAFQALFEEVVIKMPRYTFSVSETDGLNNFLSLNFPQKLWKIVESDQFKSIWWDESGTSIVINEEVFKKEVLERKAPFRIFETDSMKSLVRQLNLYGFRKKQQTFQRSASLADFLEEENNVSVLSKLRIYHNPNFKRGYPQLLVRMKRRVGIKNVSPISSLVRDYKKKHVKARGYIHDRNSNFLPETSGESAFSASTSLSVPFIQKPYTRQTVANRSALSPCDFPSPSSILVRQTEQIVIDQPAVLNQLSILNWHSHSSYTQANGCIENFATTITSASPNHIVFPLQSSYFGLMVEPSKFPVRYNDMSAHDSPFPNLQQRGNSWSPVPRIRDTSASSLSRSTHQESSLYENHPN, encoded by the exons ATGGCACATATTTCTTCAGAAATTCAAGATGTGCCTCCTAAAGACGAATCAACTGGTTCAGAAACCTCCATTAGATCTCCTTTGTGTGATTACACACTTACTGAGGACTCAGTTTTGAGATCTATGATCGAAGAAGCAGCTTTTCAGGCTTTGTTTGAGGAAGTTGTGATAAAAATGCCACGTTACacattttctgtctctgaaaCAGATGGATTGAACAATTTTCTTTCACTCAATTTTCCTCAAAAACTTTGGAAGATAGTTGAAAGTGATCAGTTTAAATCTATTTGGTGGGATGAGAGTGGCACTTCTATAGTGATCAATGAAGAAGTCTTTAAGAAAGAAGTCTTAGAAAGAAAGGCCCCTTTCAGAATATTTGAAACTGATAGCATGAAAAGTTTAGTTCGACAGCTTAACCTTTATGGGTTTAGAAAAAAGCAACAAACTTTTCAAAGATCTGCTTCACTAGCTGACTttctggaagaagaaaacaatgtctctgttttGAGCAAG tTACGGATCTATCATAATCCAAATTTCAAAAGAGGCTATCCCCAACTTTtagtaagaatgaaaagaagagtTGGGATTAAAAATGTCTCTCCAATATCTTCATTAGTTCGAGATTACAAGAAGAAGCATGTTAAAGCACGGGGCTACATACATGAtcgtaactctaattttcttcctGAAACTAGCGGGGAGAGTGCATTTTCAGCCTCGACAAGTTTAAGTGTGCCTTTCATACAAAAGCCTTATACCAGGCAGACAGTCGCTAATAGAAGTGCCCTATCTCCGTGTGATTTTCCTTCCCCATCATCAATATTAGTTAGACAAACAGAACAGATTGTGATAGATCAACCTGCTGTTTTAAATCAGTTGAGCATTTTAAATTGGCACTCACATAGCAGCTACACTCAAGCAAATGGCTGCATTGAGAACTTTGCTACTACAATTACTTCTGCTTCTCCGAACCACATCGTATTTCCATTACAGAGCAGTTATTTTGGACTGATGGTGGAGCCTTCTAAATTTCCAGTTAGGTACAATGATATGTCAGCCCATGACAGTCCTTTTCCTAACCTGCAACAGAGGGGCAACTCATGGTCCCCAGTGCCAAGGATCCGTGATACATCTGCCTCCTCTCTTTCAAGGTCAACTCATCAAGAATCTTCATTATATGAAAACCATCCTAATTAA